Genomic window (Falco cherrug isolate bFalChe1 chromosome 4, bFalChe1.pri, whole genome shotgun sequence):
AATGCTCATCATTATGTCCCTTACATACCCTACCTCCCTCTCCTTATCTTACCTCTTGCTGTGACAGCTCTGACGTGATACCGCCCTGAAGGCGCTGGACCTGCTCGGTTACCTTGGGGTTGGTACCTAGCTGCCGACACTTGTGCttgcactttcttctttttgtttggttttttttttcctgctgctgctgggcaaaTCTCATTTGAGGATCTGCTCTTTGCATACTGATATCTAGAAATATCCTCCCAGTTCAATTCCCAGTGCAGTACCCCTTGCTGCACTTACACAGCGCCGATCCTTCTTGTGTCTGGACACTGGTGTAAtacttttcctctgtttctagCAGGATCGAGGGGGTGAGACGTGGCTGTAAAAATCCACTCTTAACAGGGGGAGCACAAGGCCAGAGGGGGCTGCTGAGAACAGCCAGTGCATTGTGTTCTCTCCAGCACAGTGACACATGGTGCCCTGAGCAGACTGTCATATCTCCTAAAATCCTGTCTTTCCGTCTGCACTTGCAATAATGTGCTGAAAGAAGCCGAAATGTGATACACACACAATGGGGAAAGATAAGATGTCATTATGAAGCCTGGGTGTTACTGAAAGCAGATGATTAGCTTGATTCTGAGCAGTTGGGATGCTCTGAACTGTAATCGCAGTCTCTAATTGTAAATTGTCCATCAACTTTGCTGCTTAGACCTAACCTATAATGAAAATAGTTCTCACTTAAGCTTTTCTACCCCTTAATCTCACAGGGAGACGGCATGCTGGTGAAAGCCCTCAAGGGCATAGAACTCAGCGTGCAATGAGTGGGGGCTAAaaacatcatctttttttttttttcttttcttccctagTACTCATTATGTAATGAGCCTCTGATAGAGCTGTCAAACCCTGGTGCCAGTGGTTCCCTCTTCTATGTCACCAGCGATGATGAATTCATCATAAAAACTGTGATGCACAAGGAGGCTGAATTCCTACAGAAGCTCCTTCCTGGCTACTACATGGTGTGTATTACCCAGCACCTTGGACCAGTCTTGGGTTTGTAGTGGCAGCGTTTCTGTCCCAAACATTGCACGGGGCATGTCCTTCACCTGGGTTTCTTATGGCCTGCCAGCCCCGTGCCAGGGACGATGTTAAGTGTGTCATGAAGCCGGTCCCAGGAGCACAAACCCTGCCGACTGGTTGCAAACTCTGTGGGTAAACTTGAGGCAGGTAATTGTGCCACAGCTTCTAGGCATGTTCTGGCCTGAAAATGGCTTCTTAGATGTGTGTTTCTGAGTGTCCTTTTCCGAGCACTAGTTCATTCTTTGCTTGGCACCACACATCTGCCTCAGCCTGGCTTTGAGGATGGCTGTTGGTTGCAGGGACACAACCACCGTGGTTTTGTGGGGAAACCACTGCCGTCCCTGGCCATCTCCCATGCCTGCTGTGTCGACAGAGTTGCTctgaaggcagctgctggctctcACTGGCTGCAGTACCAAGCTAAAACTCCCACGGGATCAGCCAGCTTTGCACATCCAGTCTGCTGCAGATCGTTGTTGCCTAAATCTCTAGCCTAGCAAGGCAATGTATCGAGACCCAGAGGACTTGCACGTGGTGATGAGCAGTAAACGGGAACCAAACCTGATCTTGTGGCACATAAACCAGGAGCTGTCTCCCTGTGTAACTGTGGGGAAGGGTCCAGCTCCGCAGATGAGGGCACCGACCGAGGAGAAGGTGGTTGCGAGGAACGTTAGTGCTGCCTcgtctgtgtgtgtgtcacagTGGATTTATGTGATCGTACACTGTTTCTATGAAAACACTTGCCTTGCTCAGTATTTACTGGGGAAAAATTGCCAAAGCAGGACAAGGTCTTGGGTGTCTATACAACTGACAGCCGGTCGCTTGCTTTTGCAAGTGATGCTCAAGTTCCTGGATGGGATGAGCTTTCTTGGAAAGTGTTGTCTGATGTATATAGTAAATCAAGTAGAGGGTTTTGAATGGACATTGGGGGAATTTTGGAATGGGAGTTGCACCATTGTCCTGAATTGTACCGTTGTCCTGGCTAGGAATCGGTGTAACGAATTAAACTGAACTTACCTGTCTGGAGCAGAGTTATGTACTACTTGTTGTAGCTTTCCAGTGTTTGTGGGTTCTTGTGGTGCTAACACAGGATCTCTCCGCTGTTCTTGGGAAACCCACCCAGGGTAAAAGGAGTCAGTGGAAAGGAAGCAGAGTGGTTTCATCCTGAGTTACTTTAAAGCTGGGCAAGTGCTGTTAGTGTTCGGTCTTGCCCTGCCTCCATTGCTTTTAGCTGGTACCACGTTGAGCGGTGCACTCCCAAAGAGGGCTCGCTCGTGTGCCTGGTTAGGTGAGATGAGAAGGGGCATGAAATTTTAATACAATCATGCTTCTGCCGTCTGTCAGAGAATCTGTCGGGtctgtcctttcttttgtaGCGTGCAGAGatgttctgtttccttccagacTTTCCCAAAGCTGAACAAGCGAATCATGCCTGTCATGTCATTCCTAATCATACCGCTGCCTAAAAAAAGGCCATGACAGCAGAGCAGGATATCCGTGCTCTCTGGCCAACTGTGTTTTataaagcagctctgcaaaaggaggagaaaatttatgttgttttgtttaaaaaaataccctgtCCTTGGTTTATTCTGGGCCAGAGAACGGCTCTTGATTTCTGATGCTTCTGAAGAGATGAAGATAGCTGTTATTCTTAAACTTGAAGTTCCCACTCATTgtgtttatttctcttcctgtttgGTTTCCCATTTTTAGCTGCTGTTGCTGGGGAAAGTGGGGAATTTCCAGACTTGGTTATTTGCCCAGAGAGTGCTGAACGTCTCATTCCCTGTATTCAAGGCATAGTGGTATTTTCAGATCCTAAAGCCATTGAGATGTAAGAGTTTGTCAAACGTGTACAGTAAGCTTTCACGTAAAATCCAGAAAATCTGTATGTGAAGAATCCCTAGTCTGTTCCAAGGTCTGTTAACATGCTTTGTGTTGAACGCAGCAAGATTCTTCTGCCAAAATGacctttccctgtgcttttttCCAACCCAGAATCTGAACCAGAACCCACGGACACTGCTGCCAAAGTTTTATGGACTGTACTGTGTGCAATCAGGGGGCAAAAACATCCGTGTGGTTGTGATGAACAACATTCTGCCTCGCGTGGTGAAAATGCACCTGAAATTTGACCTGAAAGGCTCAACCTATAAACGCCGGGCAtccaagaaggaaaaagaaaagtccaGCCCTACGTACAAGGATCTAGATTTCATACAAGACATGCCCGAGGGCCTGATGTTGGATGCAGATACCTTCAGTGCATTGGTGAAAACGTTGCAACGAGACTGTCTGGTAAGGAGCGGGGCAGCTTGGGGAGCAAGTTAATGAAGTTCTGTGGCTCTTGAGCATGAGGAAGAGCAAATGTTTGAGAGCTTTGCTAATCTGCTAACCCCAAAGCAGGATAAATCCCTTCCGCTGCCCTTTTTCCTGAAAGCCAAGCAGTGGAGTTAGGTCTCCAGACAGCCTCTGGTGCATCAAATTGTGGCAGCCTGCTCCACTTGTCGCTGGTCTGTTGGGACCGAATACATTTTTCCTATGCAGTATGCAGCAGCTACCTGGTACAACAGTGTTATTTGCAAGCCTTCAGCCCTTTGGGTTGACTGAGGGATGGCCAAACTCTATGCAGTCAAGTCCAGAGATGACTGTTGGTTCAGAAACAAACGTTCAGGCTCTGGCAAAGGAGTTGTTAATGGGAATGTGGACGGGCTGTTCCGTGCTTTGGGGTCTGTGCTGTATTTGAGCTGCTGGCCTgatgttttgtctttgttcttAAACTCAATGCTAACCTATAGGTGttggaaagttttaaaatcatGGACTACAGCCTCCTGCTTGGGGTTCATAACATAGACCAGCAAGAACGGGAGCGGCAGTCTGAGGGAGCCCACAGCACGTCTGATGAGAAGCGTCCTGTGGGGCAGAAGGCACTTTACTCCACGGCCATGGAGTCCATCCAGGgtggggctgcccggggggagTCCATAGACACAGACGACACGTAGGTGAAAACCTGGTTCGCTTgcgctgctggggggggtggaggtggggtcGTTAATCCCTAATGAGGCCCGTGTGAGCTGTTAAGAGTAAGCATCTCTCCTGGGGGTTGTGGTACTGCTGCCAGTAAAGCAGTGTGGTGTGGAAGGGGGAAGCTGGCATGGGCAATACTTCTGGAAGACTCCAGCCTCACAGCAGTCTCTCTTCTTAGGCCAATCTGTAGGTTGTCAGCTCCTGTAACAGCCTCTAAACGTCCACCCGTGCTCTGGGGAGGAGAAACTGGCTCTGTCCTAGCTCAGCATCCAGCCGCTGCAGTGGTAGTAGGGATCAGCCTGTCCCTAGGAGCTTGGAGTTTGTTCTCCATCACTCCAGCTGTGGAACCCCTGGACAGCTGACAGTACCCCGAGGCCAGCCCGGTGCCATTGGCAAACAGCGGTGTAGCCGAGTGCTAGAGtaactgggggagctgggggttgCCCAAAACCTGTCCGGTGCTGTGCCCAAGTCTGTGGCTCTCAGGCTGCAGGTGGCTTTTGTGACTGTCTCTGTGGCCCAAGCTCTCTAACAAATGGTGGAGTTTGCTGTTTGTTGCTGTCTGAAACCAGCTTCTCCAGTTTTGATGGAGGATCAGTCACGGTGGAGCTGGGATAATACTTTGGTGCTTCCATTCTTTGAAGCAGCGTCATTAATTGCAGTGGCCTGCCTGATACCTGCATGCTTTTGTTGTGTGCTGGTGCTAGTGGTTGCTGCACCTTCAGCAGGACTGGTATTAGCGTGGATGGGACTGGAAATACCCTCCTCCTTACAAGTTTCCTGCCCTAAGAGGCAGACAGCTCACGCTGACCTGATAAATAACCTGATCCCCGGAACAAAATGTCCTGTAGCTAAGAAAAAATTATGTGGTGTTTTCTGGTCCAGGTAGAGAGCTGTTGCCACACAACACAGGTCCTGCCCTGATAGCTGGCGTTTGGCCATCTGGGGCAGGCAGTAACCCTGGAGGCACCGTGTAGGAGATGACCCGTGGCAGTAGGTGACTTCCCGTGGTTGTGCACAAAGCATTTTTGCAGGTTTCGCGTTGCCCGACCGCATCAGAGCCCTCTTTTCAGCACTGCCATCCACCCTGCCGCAGGTCTCGGGGGTGTTACGGCTGCTCTTTTCGAGGCTGCACTCgctgaggttttgttttgcctgcAGGATGGGAGGGATCCCAGCAGTGAACGGCAAAGGAGAGCGTCTCCTGCTGCACGTAGGAATCATAGATATCCTTCAGTCGTACAGGTAGGTAACTTTGAAGCTGTCTGTCCTTTAACATCTTCTTTATACtgaatgaaagcagaaagattttcttCTCCGAAGCAGTTTGATCATGAGTAGGCAGGCTGCCTAAAGCTGTCTGTCGATGCCAGTTGGGGGCCGTGGATTTTTATCTTGTCCTTAGAATAGCTGGTGACACAGAGCCTTTTTTTCGAAGATAGAATGAGTTGCTTATAAAGAAGTTTCCCGTCCCGGTGCCTGGGATGGGTAGCATCTCTCCGGGGTGGAAGGTGGTTTTCTGTCCGtcttccagcccagctcctccttccctgtCGGGCTGCCAGGCAGTCCTGACCTGACTGCAGAGATGCCGGCGTGCTCGGCCGACCTCTCGGCTGGAGGAAAGCAACGCTCCAGATGAAGGAGGAATTGTTAGCAGCTCCGTGAGCAACACTCCAGATGAAGGAGGAATTGTTAGCAGCTCTGTGATCTCTCCTGTGTGGGGGATGAAAGGTGGCTTAGATACAGAGCATGTGCCTGAatctgtctctctttttctctccatttttccCCTGGAATTAGGTTCATCAAGAAGCTAGAACATACCTGGAAGGCCCTGGTCCATGACGGGGTGAGTGCCTGTATCGAGGCAGGGACTGTCCGGCCCTCGGCAGGATTACCTGCCTTGGTTTCATGCGTGCTAGTTGCTGCCGATTACCTCGCTATTTATAGTGCCTGAACTGGCACAGTTGAAGCAGATGAAAGGGATAGTTCTTGCCTCTTATGCCTCCACAGGGGTGTAGTGCCAATTATTCCCAATCAGGTTTTCTTGCTCACTCCACCTCCTCGCATGTTTAGCTGCCGTGCTACCAGcttccctcccctgctcccatcTGTcgtttcccccctccccacgaTACCAGGAGCTGTACGCACAAGGTGCGTGCGGTCGTGTATGTGTCGAGGAGCCCTGTGTTTGCTCTCTCTCTGGTGATTGACTGTGTTTCCACTTCAGTAAGCTATCTGTTAATAAATCCGTTTCAGTGTTACCCTGCTGTCTTgtctcctgcagcaggcagatgtttacGAAGCAGCAGCCTTGGATGTGGAAACTGTTTTTCAGCATGGCATAGCCTAGCTTCCCTTAAATATTAAGGCAAAGGAGATGGGTAGGTGCCAAGTCGTGGTAGCACGGTAGAATGTCAGAAGCAGACACAGCTTCGGTTTtactattttaaacaaaaagcacaaaactttTGAAATGTGTGGAGACCctcggctgaattttggtgtctGCGTCATACACAAAGGTAGCCAGGTGTGCTTTGAATGTCAGCCAGCAAAGCCAGAAGAAATTTCATGTATGTAATTGggctaatatttaaaaaatccaggAAGTCTACAAAGGAATAAAATCACCAAAATCCATTATAAAATTACAGCAAGAATATAATCAAATGCAATCAAATCAAAGGCAATGCCTCAGGCTTATTTATAGCATTAATCAGATCATTTCAGTTAAGCCTTTCCATTTTAAGGCTCTGTCAGTGCTAAGTGTTGGGATAAAAAAGACTGCCTTGGTTGTTACAGAAATTCTGCCTTGAgggataattttaaaattaaacaattgctttttgcctttgtaGGACACGGTGTCGGTACACAGACCCAGCTTTTATGCAGAGAGGTTCTTCAAATTCATGACCAACACAGTGTTTCGAAAGAATTCCTGTAAGTACCTAGCCTGAGAGCTGTCGTTGCCCTTGTGATGTGAGGCAAGCCTTATCTCCATCTTGCTGCTTCAGTCCATGTGGAGAGTTTCGAGGCTGGAATCTGAGCAGGCTTTTCCACTGTAATACGGAGCAAAGCTGGGGAACTGCGAAGCCCGTCGGTTGTCACAGCTTGCTTTGTTCTGCTCAGACACCCCCCCCAGGAGCTCACCCTGCAGCCTGACTCCAGCTCAGCCCTTTGGAGGTGGCGCTTGcagagcatgtgtgtgtgtgtgtgtgtcggAGGGCAGAAGCCTCTCCCTGTGAAGGGAGAAGTGCCTTTGGTGTCGTAGTAGGTTTTGGTGGTAATTTTCCGCTTCTCATTTACTCTTCCCATCAAGCTCTGAAGTCGTCTCCCTCCAAGAAAGGGCGCAGTGCCTTGCTAGCTGTCAAGACGGCTGGTCccacagctgcattttcagctAGCCAGCTTCCCTCCGAAAAGGACGATACGCAGTATGATCTTCGTGCGGCCAGGAGTTACCCCACGCTGGATGACGAAGGTAATGGTCTCGTTTGGTGGCCGATGAGTGTGTGATCACCCTCTCTTTCCTAGCAGTTCCTTAGGATCCTCCCCTGCTCTCGCCAAATTCCCCACTGTGCACCAACCGTGTCTTCCTTGACGGATTGCTCTTCATTGCATgtcttgctgtgctttgcaggtGCTAAACTTAACCAGGACAGGGGAGAAGGTAAGAGTATATTGTTTTGTCACAGCACCAGCAGTTAGTTGATTGGGGAAGCAATGCCTCTGCATCGAAGAAGACCAAATCCCTTCTTTGCAGCACTGTATGGTTCTGCAGTAAAAATGGTTGCTTGCGTCACTGCTGCAAGGCAGCCGCTGCCAACTGGCACCAGCAGTCATAGCCCAAATGTAATCGGAAAGTTGAATTTTCCaccctttaaaagaaaaaggcgggggggggggggatgacTAGGAACTGCAGGACTCTAGTGGTGGTGTTTGGACAGTTATAAGGGGCAAGATCTTGCCACTGGGGGAAAAAGTGAATGGCCTGgttctgtgctgccttttcaTCACTTCCATCTGGGCTGGATTTACAGATGAGTGGCAAAGGACAGGCTCCTCGAGTGCATGGATTTCTACCCGTGCAAAGCAGTGAGCACTCAATTCATCTCTTAATTCACCTGGATATTTATCTCTGCGATCCAAGCCTTTAATCCAGCTTTGGTTACCAGTGAGATCTCTTCATTGGCATTATGTTTCCTGTAGCGTCTTGTCTGTCATGCTGGAAATAGTGCTTACTGACTCTCCCTAGAGGATGCCCTGGGAGAAGGTGCTGTGTTCCTGAACCCAGCTAAACTGGCCTGTTTGTGGTTTGAAGTGGCCGGTCCCAGTGAGGGTGTGCGGGTGGATCAGCCTCTCACAGGGCTGATATAGGTAAGGTGTTGGTGTTTGACctacacatctttttttcttcctgcatccCTTCTGCGCGCCGGGCCAGCAGGCAGGCCAGACCTGCTACCCTGCACACCTCCTTCCTTTGAAGAAGCTACCACAGCCTCCATAGCCACAACACTATCTTCGACATCCCTCTCTGTTCCCGAGCGATCCCCTTCGGAGACCTCTGAGCAGCCCAGGTACAGGTGAGAACAGCGATCGGCCCTGGCCCTCGCTGGCGTCAGGCAGCAGCCCTTCCTCTTCGTGCTGCATATCTCAGCAGGCTGCCCTATGCTCTGGAATGCTAATGACCgattttaattaaatctctCCTGGGAGCAAGCAGACGAAGCTTTGATGGGATTAATTATTGCTGGGAGAAGTGTCAGCTGTTAAGTAGAACATCTCCCTCATGGGGTGGGGAGTTAGatttgggggcaggggagggttTCTGTCTTAAATTGCTCCTCGaactctgcttttctggtttctttctgcaggagGCGCACACACTCCTCAGGGCAGGATGGCAGGTGAGAAAAGCGTCTCATCTCTTCTCGCACTGCTGCACAGACACCTCACATTTGTCCTTGCACAAAGGTCTCTTGGAGGGCTGAATGTGAATCTCAGCAGCACCAAGGTTTTGGAATGGTACTCTGTAGGATGATGGGCTTCTTCCTGCAATCAAATAATCCCCATTTCTTATGCAGAATTTTCCTCACAAGCAGATCTCTCAGTGCTTTGCAAGGAATCTTAAATATTACCCCTGTTATTTGATGGGAAACGGGACAACTGAGTTGTCCAAACTTCCCCACCCAACCAGCGCCAGAATTGAGGAAGGTTCGTGTCCCTCTCTAGGTAAGTGAGCGTTAACAGCAGGAACATTCTCCCCCTGTGCATCTGCCGGCTGCCTGCGTGCGGTGGGGGTGAATACGGGGAAGGGCTTTGACTTTGTGAGGCACTGAGCGCCCTTAGTCCCCAGAGAAGCAGCTTCCAGCGTTTTCAGAAACTCGGGTACTTTGAGGTGTCTTTCCCCTCCTGTGGTGATACGTGGCTCAGAGCCGAGGGCAAGGTAGGACAAAAATCACCTGCTGTGTAGGGATGTCCAGATTTAGAGGCTCATATAAATACCTTGCGCGGTTTTGCACCAGTAAAAATGACCCCGTTGCCAGTGTCAGTGGGATCTGCGTGAAGACCCTGTGTTTGCTGCTGACGCTGCCCTAGCTTTCTGGGACATCTTGTAATGTTGTAAGTGCAGATCTTGAAATGCACATCAGAGACTCGGGCTTGGGATATGCTGTagccagaggagctgctggacaGCCTGACATCGTCTCTCCCTGCGGTTGATGTTTGATGTTTCAGAGGAAGGCAAGGACTTTGGAAGATGAGGGCTTACACCATCTTACAGACATCTGCCCTCATTCCTAGCTTTTAGTCATTTGCAGAGCTTCAGACTGCAtaca
Coding sequences:
- the PIP5K1C gene encoding phosphatidylinositol 4-phosphate 5-kinase type-1 gamma isoform X11: MELEVPEEAEGSAVAGAGAITPEAGVGGLDAAGGLAPKKAAITEGPSLPGQPGQGKKIGHRGVDASGETTYKKTTSSTLKGAIQLGIGYTVGNLSSKPERDVLMQDFYVVESIFFPSEGSNLTPAHHYADFRFKTYAPVAFRYFRELFGIRPDDYLYSLCNEPLIELSNPGASGSLFYVTSDDEFIIKTVMHKEAEFLQKLLPGYYMNLNQNPRTLLPKFYGLYCVQSGGKNIRVVVMNNILPRVVKMHLKFDLKGSTYKRRASKKEKEKSSPTYKDLDFIQDMPEGLMLDADTFSALVKTLQRDCLVLESFKIMDYSLLLGVHNIDQQERERQSEGAHSTSDEKRPVGQKALYSTAMESIQGGAARGESIDTDDTMGGIPAVNGKGERLLLHVGIIDILQSYRFIKKLEHTWKALVHDGDTVSVHRPSFYAERFFKFMTNTVFRKNSSLKSSPSKKGRSALLAVKTAGPTAAFSASQLPSEKDDTQYDLRAARSYPTLDDEGAKLNQDRGEAGRPDLLPCTPPSFEEATTASIATTLSSTSLSVPERSPSETSEQPRYRRRTHSSGQDGSLRAVLLVSRSHEEVRVEEELQQISVELEPKCDVEIVAPEDDKEEAASSACAIVTSTATVEVETASQASEPASQASDEDDVPVTDIYF
- the PIP5K1C gene encoding phosphatidylinositol 4-phosphate 5-kinase type-1 gamma isoform X12; this encodes MELEVPEEAEGSAVAGAGAITPEAGVGGLDAAGGLAPKKAAITEGPSLPGQPGQGKKIGHRGVDASGETTYKKTTSSTLKGAIQLGIGYTVGNLSSKPERDVLMQDFYVVESIFFPSEGSNLTPAHHYADFRFKTYAPVAFRYFRELFGIRPDDYLYSLCNEPLIELSNPGASGSLFYVTSDDEFIIKTVMHKEAEFLQKLLPGYYMNLNQNPRTLLPKFYGLYCVQSGGKNIRVVVMNNILPRVVKMHLKFDLKGSTYKRRASKKEKEKSSPTYKDLDFIQDMPEGLMLDADTFSALVKTLQRDCLVLESFKIMDYSLLLGVHNIDQQERERQSEGAHSTSDEKRPVGQKALYSTAMESIQGGAARGESIDTDDTMGGIPAVNGKGERLLLHVGIIDILQSYRFIKKLEHTWKALVHDGDTVSVHRPSFYAERFFKFMTNTVFRKNSSLKSSPSKKGRSALLAVKTAGPTAAFSASQLPSEKDDTQYDLRAARSYPTLDDEGRPDLLPCTPPSFEEATTASIATTLSSTSLSVPERSPSETSEQPRYRRRTHSSGQDGRSHEEVRVEEELQQISVELEPKCDVEIVAPEDDKEEAASSACAIVTSTATVEVETASQASEPASQASDEDDVPVTDIYFADALGDAVAI
- the PIP5K1C gene encoding phosphatidylinositol 4-phosphate 5-kinase type-1 gamma isoform X10, which translates into the protein MELEVPEEAEGSAVAGAGAITPEAGVGGLDAAGGLAPKKAAITEGPSLPGQPGQGKKIGHRGVDASGETTYKKTTSSTLKGAIQLGIGYTVGNLSSKPERDVLMQDFYVVESIFFPSEGSNLTPAHHYADFRFKTYAPVAFRYFRELFGIRPDDYLYSLCNEPLIELSNPGASGSLFYVTSDDEFIIKTVMHKEAEFLQKLLPGYYMNLNQNPRTLLPKFYGLYCVQSGGKNIRVVVMNNILPRVVKMHLKFDLKGSTYKRRASKKEKEKSSPTYKDLDFIQDMPEGLMLDADTFSALVKTLQRDCLVLESFKIMDYSLLLGVHNIDQQERERQSEGAHSTSDEKRPVGQKALYSTAMESIQGGAARGESIDTDDTMGGIPAVNGKGERLLLHVGIIDILQSYRFIKKLEHTWKALVHDGDTVSVHRPSFYAERFFKFMTNTVFRKNSSLKSSPSKKGRSALLAVKTAGPTAAFSASQLPSEKDDTQYDLRAARSYPTLDDEGAKLNQDRGEAGRPDLLPCTPPSFEEATTASIATTLSSTSLSVPERSPSETSEQPRYRRRTHSSGQDGRSHEEVRVEEELQQISVELEPKCDVEIVAPEDDKEEAASSACAIVTSTATVEVETASQASEPASQASDEDDVPVTDIYFADALGDAVAI
- the PIP5K1C gene encoding phosphatidylinositol 4-phosphate 5-kinase type-1 gamma isoform X6, whose protein sequence is MELEVPEEAEGSAVAGAGAITPEAGVGGLDAAGGLAPKKAAITEGPSLPGQPGQGKKIGHRGVDASGETTYKKTTSSTLKGAIQLGIGYTVGNLSSKPERDVLMQDFYVVESIFFPSEGSNLTPAHHYADFRFKTYAPVAFRYFRELFGIRPDDYLYSLCNEPLIELSNPGASGSLFYVTSDDEFIIKTVMHKEAEFLQKLLPGYYMNLNQNPRTLLPKFYGLYCVQSGGKNIRVVVMNNILPRVVKMHLKFDLKGSTYKRRASKKEKEKSSPTYKDLDFIQDMPEGLMLDADTFSALVKTLQRDCLVLESFKIMDYSLLLGVHNIDQQERERQSEGAHSTSDEKRPVGQKALYSTAMESIQGGAARGESIDTDDTMGGIPAVNGKGERLLLHVGIIDILQSYRFIKKLEHTWKALVHDGDTVSVHRPSFYAERFFKFMTNTVFRKNSSLKSSPSKKGRSALLAVKTAGPTAAFSASQLPSEKDDTQYDLRAARSYPTLDDEGAKLNQDRGEAGRPDLLPCTPPSFEEATTASIATTLSSTSLSVPERSPSETSEQPRYRRRTHSSGQDGSLRAVLLVSRSHEEVRVEEELQQISVELEPKCDVEIVAPEDDKEEAASSACAIVTSTATVEVETASQASEPASQASDEDDVPVTDIYFPTDERSWVYSPLHYSAQLHSVSDEESDT
- the PIP5K1C gene encoding phosphatidylinositol 4-phosphate 5-kinase type-1 gamma isoform X3, which gives rise to MELEVPEEAEGSAVAGAGAITPEAGVGGLDAAGGLAPKKAAITEGPSLPGQPGQGKKIGHRGVDASGETTYKKTTSSTLKGAIQLGIGYTVGNLSSKPERDVLMQDFYVVESIFFPSEGSNLTPAHHYADFRFKTYAPVAFRYFRELFGIRPDDYLYSLCNEPLIELSNPGASGSLFYVTSDDEFIIKTVMHKEAEFLQKLLPGYYMNLNQNPRTLLPKFYGLYCVQSGGKNIRVVVMNNILPRVVKMHLKFDLKGSTYKRRASKKEKEKSSPTYKDLDFIQDMPEGLMLDADTFSALVKTLQRDCLVLESFKIMDYSLLLGVHNIDQQERERQSEGAHSTSDEKRPVGQKALYSTAMESIQGGAARGESIDTDDTMGGIPAVNGKGERLLLHVGIIDILQSYRFIKKLEHTWKALVHDGDTVSVHRPSFYAERFFKFMTNTVFRKNSSLKSSPSKKGRSALLAVKTAGPTAAFSASQLPSEKDDTQYDLRAARSYPTLDDEGAKLNQDRGEAGRPDLLPCTPPSFEEATTASIATTLSSTSLSVPERSPSETSEQPRYRRRTHSSGQDGRSHEEVRVEEELQQISVELEPKCDVEIVAPEDDKEEAASSACAIVTSTATVEVETASQASEPASQASDEDDVPVTDIYFFTDGRYWIYSPRQRRLRSTSLSSGIPTDERSWVYSPLHYSAQLHSVSDEESDT
- the PIP5K1C gene encoding phosphatidylinositol 4-phosphate 5-kinase type-1 gamma isoform X8; translation: MELEVPEEAEGSAVAGAGAITPEAGVGGLDAAGGLAPKKAAITEGPSLPGQPGQGKKIGHRGVDASGETTYKKTTSSTLKGAIQLGIGYTVGNLSSKPERDVLMQDFYVVESIFFPSEGSNLTPAHHYADFRFKTYAPVAFRYFRELFGIRPDDYLYSLCNEPLIELSNPGASGSLFYVTSDDEFIIKTVMHKEAEFLQKLLPGYYMNLNQNPRTLLPKFYGLYCVQSGGKNIRVVVMNNILPRVVKMHLKFDLKGSTYKRRASKKEKEKSSPTYKDLDFIQDMPEGLMLDADTFSALVKTLQRDCLVLESFKIMDYSLLLGVHNIDQQERERQSEGAHSTSDEKRPVGQKALYSTAMESIQGGAARGESIDTDDTMGGIPAVNGKGERLLLHVGIIDILQSYRFIKKLEHTWKALVHDGDTVSVHRPSFYAERFFKFMTNTVFRKNSSLKSSPSKKGRSALLAVKTAGPTAAFSASQLPSEKDDTQYDLRAARSYPTLDDEGAKLNQDRGEAGRPDLLPCTPPSFEEATTASIATTLSSTSLSVPERSPSETSEQPRYRRRTHSSGQDGSLRAVLLVSRSHEEVRVEEELQQISVELEPKCDVEIVAPEDDKEEAASSACAIVTSTATVEVETASQASEPASQASDEDDVPVTDIYFADALGDAVAI
- the PIP5K1C gene encoding phosphatidylinositol 4-phosphate 5-kinase type-1 gamma isoform X9 — translated: MELEVPEEAEGSAVAGAGAITPEAGVGGLDAAGGLAPKKAAITEGPSLPGQPGQGKKIGHRGVDASGETTYKKTTSSTLKGAIQLGIGYTVGNLSSKPERDVLMQDFYVVESIFFPSEGSNLTPAHHYADFRFKTYAPVAFRYFRELFGIRPDDYLYSLCNEPLIELSNPGASGSLFYVTSDDEFIIKTVMHKEAEFLQKLLPGYYMNLNQNPRTLLPKFYGLYCVQSGGKNIRVVVMNNILPRVVKMHLKFDLKGSTYKRRASKKEKEKSSPTYKDLDFIQDMPEGLMLDADTFSALVKTLQRDCLVLESFKIMDYSLLLGVHNIDQQERERQSEGAHSTSDEKRPVGQKALYSTAMESIQGGAARGESIDTDDTMGGIPAVNGKGERLLLHVGIIDILQSYRFIKKLEHTWKALVHDGDTVSVHRPSFYAERFFKFMTNTVFRKNSSLKSSPSKKGRSALLAVKTAGPTAAFSASQLPSEKDDTQYDLRAARSYPTLDDEGRPDLLPCTPPSFEEATTASIATTLSSTSLSVPERSPSETSEQPRYRRRTHSSGQDGRSHEEVRVEEELQQISVELEPKCDVEIVAPEDDKEEAASSACAIVTSTATVEVETASQASEPASQASDEDDVPVTDIYFPTDERSWVYSPLHYSAQLHSVSDEESDT